The following proteins come from a genomic window of Halorussus halophilus:
- a CDS encoding DUF6735 family protein produces the protein MGHRALLAYERADGNYDLHRSHWGGANFALADAITVDDPFADRVAGTVDFEPLATDLELTEIVADHLDFLHHEAFYRVARNYEVTPFHVCWFGLEAECETVERSETVGNGVAVEAEPPDDYFRGWFRGTKATVAELVDRGLFAPDDAREYLVTRIASWASEREVL, from the coding sequence ATGGGACACCGCGCACTCCTCGCGTACGAACGTGCCGACGGGAACTACGACCTCCACCGCTCTCACTGGGGCGGTGCGAACTTCGCGCTCGCCGACGCAATCACCGTTGACGACCCGTTTGCCGACCGCGTTGCAGGCACCGTCGATTTCGAACCGCTCGCGACGGACCTCGAACTCACAGAAATCGTCGCCGACCATCTCGACTTCCTCCACCACGAGGCCTTCTACCGAGTCGCGAGAAACTACGAAGTCACGCCGTTCCACGTCTGCTGGTTCGGTCTGGAAGCAGAATGTGAGACCGTCGAGCGGAGCGAGACGGTCGGCAACGGCGTCGCCGTGGAAGCCGAACCGCCGGACGACTACTTTCGGGGATGGTTCCGTGGGACGAAGGCGACGGTCGCCGAACTGGTCGATAGGGGACTGTTCGCGCCCGACGACGCCAGAGAGTATCTCGTCACGCGAATCGCCTCGTGGGCCAGTGAACGGGAGGTACTCTGA
- a CDS encoding NAD+ synthase — translation MTALRVALAQLNYTVGDVDGNREKVAGAVERARKADADLLVCSELALLGYPPRDLVEREDFVAAQMDALDSVATLTDDDLALLVGFADPNPDATGRPLYNAAAFCTGGELRGTTHKRLLPTYDVFEEDRYFERGESIVTHGLNGTTLGVHVCEDAWNEPDVWERPRYEQDPIEDLADAGADLLVNLSASPFYVGKRAFRERLMAGHATDHGLPLVFVNQVGANDEVVFDGRSFVVDSDGAFGCRLAAFEEEFAVCEIGEVRVNEVNEDLEAERRSRGAGELARASGVSERPEAIGAAFDDTELVRRAIRLGIRDYVHKSGFEGVVLGLSGGVDSSVTAALAAESLGPENVLGVAMATRYTSDASEKDAATLADNLGIEFREIPIEETFESFTAQFDSLGSVAKENLQARIRGTTLMALANDSGRLVLATGNKSELATGYCTLYGDMVGALAPLADCRKATVYALARRVNESSEGRVIPERVLNRPPSAELAPDQTDQDTLPPYETLDEILRLYVAEGATSEAVVAAGHDPAVVREVLSMLHSSEFKRWQAAPVLKVTAKAFGVGWRYPLAASYETVIN, via the coding sequence ATGACCGCACTCCGCGTCGCGCTCGCACAACTGAACTACACCGTCGGAGACGTAGACGGCAACCGCGAGAAGGTAGCAGGCGCAGTCGAGCGCGCCCGCAAAGCAGACGCCGACCTGCTTGTCTGCTCGGAACTCGCACTGCTTGGCTACCCGCCCCGCGACCTCGTGGAACGCGAAGATTTCGTCGCGGCACAGATGGACGCCCTCGACAGCGTCGCAACCCTCACGGACGACGACCTCGCCCTCCTCGTCGGCTTCGCCGACCCCAATCCCGACGCGACCGGGCGACCACTCTACAACGCCGCGGCGTTCTGCACTGGCGGCGAACTCAGAGGAACCACCCACAAACGCCTGCTGCCGACCTACGACGTGTTCGAAGAGGACCGCTACTTCGAACGCGGCGAATCGATCGTGACCCACGGCCTGAACGGAACCACGCTCGGCGTCCACGTCTGCGAAGACGCGTGGAACGAACCGGACGTGTGGGAGCGCCCGCGCTACGAACAGGACCCAATCGAAGACCTCGCGGACGCCGGGGCAGACCTGCTGGTCAACCTCTCGGCGAGTCCATTCTACGTCGGGAAGCGAGCGTTCCGCGAGCGACTGATGGCGGGCCACGCCACCGACCACGGACTTCCGCTGGTGTTCGTCAATCAGGTCGGCGCGAACGACGAAGTCGTCTTCGACGGCCGGTCGTTCGTGGTCGATTCGGACGGAGCGTTCGGGTGCCGACTCGCGGCGTTCGAGGAGGAGTTCGCAGTCTGCGAGATTGGCGAGGTCCGAGTGAACGAAGTGAACGAGGACCTCGAAGCGGAGCGGCGAAGCCGCGGAGCAGGCGAGTTAGCGCGAGCGAGCGGAGTGAGCGAACGACCGGAGGCCATCGGCGCGGCGTTCGACGACACCGAACTGGTCCGACGCGCGATTCGACTCGGTATCCGCGACTACGTCCACAAATCCGGGTTCGAAGGCGTCGTCCTCGGCCTCTCGGGCGGCGTCGATTCGTCGGTGACGGCCGCCCTCGCCGCGGAGTCACTCGGCCCCGAGAACGTCCTCGGCGTGGCGATGGCGACGCGCTACACCAGCGACGCGAGCGAGAAAGACGCCGCCACGCTCGCCGACAATCTGGGCATCGAGTTCCGCGAGATTCCAATCGAGGAGACCTTCGAAAGCTTCACGGCGCAGTTCGACTCGCTCGGAAGCGTCGCCAAAGAGAACCTGCAAGCCCGAATTCGCGGGACGACGCTGATGGCACTCGCAAACGACTCGGGGCGACTCGTGCTGGCGACCGGCAACAAGAGCGAGTTGGCGACGGGGTACTGCACGCTGTACGGCGACATGGTCGGCGCGCTCGCACCGCTGGCCGACTGCCGGAAAGCGACGGTGTACGCGCTGGCGCGACGAGTGAACGAGAGTAGTGAGGGCCGAGTCATTCCCGAGCGCGTGCTGAATCGCCCCCCGTCAGCCGAATTAGCCCCCGACCAGACCGATCAGGACACCCTCCCACCGTACGAGACACTGGACGAGATTCTGCGACTCTACGTCGCGGAGGGTGCGACGAGCGAGGCGGTCGTCGCGGCAGGCCACGACCCCGCCGTCGTTCGAGAAGTGCTGTCGATGCTCCACAGTTCGGAGTTCAAGCGCTGGCAGGCCGCTCCGGTGCTGAAAGTCACCGCGAAGGCGTTCGGCGTCGGGTGGCGGTATCCGCTCGCCGCGAGCTACGAGACGGTGATAAACTGA